The following are encoded in a window of Acropora muricata isolate sample 2 chromosome 6, ASM3666990v1, whole genome shotgun sequence genomic DNA:
- the LOC136920466 gene encoding uncharacterized protein gives MRSVCANMLVWLMLCSFLPASTQALIDMKERLKDRVVHVETLIHRGRWLWQNDHKDHGGSRYLFIDLIAERETYYEPRVQFQARACAGGKYLCFEPLSLPHYYLTAGFPPKAPNKYTVKLQYSTYVDNDNRFHWKVMCENDKMEKCQFVPVRFESDGWLMVADNWGNDGGYRGGHYDATLGKDVSKAWFRVHAPNPTDGYREVYSNTNTGTTEQQAEYSTTIGVSQTQTTTHTITHTVSVEIGGAFKAFSASVSASIEETWEHASSSTFEAAKTVTHKIRVPGRTKVVLKQLIGKYADTFDVADDKYQIEEIPMDGGAARKKRIRLLKPTFIRV, from the exons ATGCGATCAGTCTGTGCGAACATGTTAGTGTGGTTGATGCTCTGTTCATTCCTGCCGGCTTCAACACAAGCTTTGATTGACATGAAAGAAAGGTTAAAAGACAGAGTTGTTCACGTCGAGACACTCATCCATCGAGGACGATGGCTGTGGCAAAATGACCACAAGGATCATGGTGGTTCAAGATACCTCTTCATTGACCTTATTGCTGAACGAGAAACCTACTATGAACCAAGGGTTCAGTTCCAG GCAAGAGCTTGCGCAGGAGGGAAGTACCTATGCTTTGAACCTCTTTCACTCCCACATTACTATTTGACGGCTGGCTTTCCTCCTAAAGCCCCGAACAAGTATACTGTAAAGCTGCAATACTCCACCTATGTCGATAACGAT aatcgttttcaTTGGAAAGTGATGTGCGAAAATGACAAAATGGAGAAGTGTCAATTTGTCCCAGTACGTTTTGAGAGCGATGGATGGCTCATGGTGGCAGATAACTGGGGAAACGATGGGGGTTACCGTGGTGGACATTATGATGCTACTTTAGGAAAAGACGTCAGCAAAGCTTGGTTCAGGGTACATGCACCAAACCCAACGGATGGATATCG CGAAGTATACTCAAATACAAACACTGGAACCACAGAACAACAAGCAGAGTATTCTACAACGATCGGCGTGTCCCAAACACAGACAACGACGCACACAATAACCCACACTGTTTCAGTGGAGATTGGCGGAGCTTTCAAAGCTTTTTCTGCGTCTGTATCTGCTTCCATCGAAGAGACTTGGGAG CACGCTTCATCTTCAACCTTCGAAGCGGCAAAGACAGTTACGCACAAGATAAGAGTACCAGGGCGCACAAAGGTCGTTTTGAAACAGTTGATTGGAAAATATGCTGACACGTTTGACGTTGCAGACGATAAGTACCAGATTGAAGAGATACCAATGGATGGTGGTGCCGCACGCAAGAAAAGAATTCGACTTCTTAAGCCGACTTTCATTAGGGTCTAA
- the LOC136919718 gene encoding uncharacterized protein: MRPVCAKMLVWLALCSFLPASTQALIDMKERLKGRVVHVETLIHRGRWLWQNDNTDADGSRYLFIDLIAERDTYYEPRVQFQARACAGGKYLCFEPLSLPNYYLTAGFPAGGSKYTVKLQHSTYVDNDNRFHWKVMCENDKMEKCQFVPVRFESDGYLMVADNWGKDGGYSGGHYDATLGKDVSKAWFRIHAPNPTDGYREVYSNTNTGTTEQQAEYSTTIGVSQTQTTTHTITSTVSVEIGGAFKAFSASASASIEVAWEHASSSTFEAAKTVTHKIRIPGRTKIVLKQLIGKYADTFDVGDDKYQIEEIPLDGGAARKKRIRLLKPTFIRV; encoded by the exons ATGCGACCAGTCTGTGCGAAAATGCTAGTGTGGTTGGCACTCTGTTCATTCCTGCCAGCATCAACACAAGCTTTGATTGACATGAAAGAAAGGTTAAAAGGCAGAGTTGTTCACGTCGAGACACTCATCCATCGAGGACGATGGTTGTGGCAAAATGACAACACCGATGCTGATGGTTCAAGATACCTCTTCATTGACCTTATTGCTGAACGAGACACCTACTATGAACCAAGGGTTCAGTTCCAG gcAAGAGCTTGTGCAGGAGGGAAGTACTTATGCTTTGAACCTCTTTCACTCCCAAATTACTATTTGACGGCTGGCTTTCCCGCTGGAGGGTCCAAGTATACTGTAAAGCTGCAACACTCCACCTATGTCGATAACGAT aatcgttttcaTTGGAAAGTGATGTGCGAAAATGACAAAATGGAGAAGTGTCAATTTGTCCCAGTACGTTTTGAGAGCGATGGGTACCTCATGGTGGCAGATAACTGGGGAAAAGATGGGGGTTATTCCGGTGGACATTATGATGCTACTTTAGGAAAAGACGTCAGCAAAGCTTGGTTCAGGATACATGCACCAAACCCAACGGATGGATATCG CGAAGTATACTCAAACACAAACACTGGAACCACAGAACAACAAGCAGAGTATTCTACAACGATCGGCGTGTCCCAAACACAGACAACGACGCACACAATAACCAGCACTGTTTCAGTGGAGATTGGTGGAGCTTTCAAAGCTTTTTCTGCGTCTGCATCTGCTTCCATCGAAGTGGCTTGGGAG CACGCTTCATCTTCAACCTTCGAAGCGGCAAAGACAGTTACGCACAAGATAAGAATACCAGGCCGCACAAAGATCGTTTTGAAACAGTTGATTGGAAAATATGCTGACACGTTTGACGTTGGAGACGATAAGTACCAGATTGAAGAGATACCATTGGATGGTGGTGCCGCACGCAAAAAAAGAATTCGACTTCTTAAGCCGACTTTCATTAGGGTCTAA
- the LOC136920374 gene encoding probable endonuclease 4: protein MVHELLKMRRSVRLAAKTISEVSSQSSNQIVGLKARRKSTKGVKTTNKDSAYKKSIKRNRETSCTSDCDENECKESMVNCSGIIEEKIKPKLKRVKTEQDNSTVIASGNLVQQPMLQGKLVGAHVSISGGIQNAVSEALKIGAKAFGLFLRSQRQWKSKPLEDKAAELFKQACERGGFSARAILPHGIYLMNCGSPEEETLAKSRETLVEELKRCEKLGLTLYNFHPGSTCGKITVEECIDRIAESINGAHLQTNHVVTVLENMSCQGNTVGGKFEELREIIDRVKDKSRVGVCIDTCHAFAAGYDISSDGGFDKMMQEFESVIGLKYLRAVHLNDSKGELGCHLDRHENIGKGKIGINAFRRLMMDPRFNGIPMILETPCEAENTYQKEVKLLYSFLDGKS from the exons ATGGTTCATGAACTTTTGAAAATGAGACGAAGCGTTCGTTTGGCTGCTAAAACTATAAGCGAAGTTAGCTCACAAAGCTCTAATCAAATAGTTGGCCTAAAGGCAAGACGTAAGTCAACCAAAGGAGTAAAAACGACAAACAAGGATAGTGCTTACAAAAAATCTATCAAGCGAAATCGCGAGACAAGCTGTACTAGTGATTGCGACGAAAATGAATGCAAGGAGAGTATGGTGAACTGCTCTGGAATCATTGAAGAGAAAATTAAACCGAAGCTGAAACGAGTGAAAACCGAGCAAGACAACAGCACGGTTATTGCAAGCGGAAATCTAGTACAACAACCAATGTTACAAGGAAAGCTTGTTGGAGCGCATGTTTCGATTAGCGGAGGTATACAGAACGCTGTATCCGAAGCGCTGAAGATCGGTGCTAAAGCGTTTGGTTTGTTTCTGAGGTCTCAACGACAGTGGAAGAGTAAACCTCTAGAAGATAAGGCAGCGGAGCTATTCAAACAAGCTTGTGAACGGGGTGGCTTCTCAGCACGTGCTATTCTACCACATGGCATTTATCTGATGAACTGTGGCTCCCCTGAGGAGGAGACACTTGCTAAAAGCCGCGAAACTCTTGTAGAGGAGCTGAAGCGTTGTGAAAAGTTGGGTCTTACACTTTACAATTTTCATCCTGGTTCCACGTGTGGAAAGATCACAGTCGAGGAATGTATTGATAGGATAGCAGAGAGCATTAACGGAGCACACTTGCAGACAAATCATGTGGTCACTGTTTTGGAAAACATGAGTTGCCAAGGAAATACA GTTGGTGGTAAATTTGAAGAATTGCGAGAGATCATTGACCGTGTCAAAGACAAGTCACGAGTGGGTGTGTGCATAGACACATGTCACGCCTTTGCTGCTGGATATGACATTTCCTCAGATGGAGGTTTTGACAAAATGATGCAGGAATTTGAGTCTGTGATTGGCCTGAAATACTTGCGTGCAGTTCACTTGAATGACTCTAAGGGGGAACTGGGCTGTCATTTGGATCGACATGAGAATATTGGCAAGGGAAAGATTGGAATTAATGCATTCAGGCGATTGATGATGGACCCAAGATTCAATGGTATTCCAATGATTTTGGAAACGCCTTGTGAAGCAGAGAACACTTATCAGAAAGAGGTGAAACtgctttattcatttcttgATGGAAAGAGTTAA